Below is a window of Paenibacillus bovis DNA.
GCCGATACGGTAGTATTGTCTCATCACGCAGAGATCTGGGATGCCGAGCGATTCGAACAGGAACTGGTACTGCTGGAGCGTACAGCACTGCTGGTACAGAATGCAGAGAATGACCGGGACAGCACAGCCAGACTGCTGCAAGAACAATATGGCAGAGAGCTCAGTGAATATGAGCAAGAGACTATTGATCTGTTTATCAGCGGTCGGGCTATGGAAGCGCATATCTAATTGATTCACGAAAAACACCCTGTCCGGTTAATCGGTACAGGGTGTTTGAGTATTCGTAGAGTAGCAGCGATAAGACATTTTGAGCAGGCACAGCAAGCGGATTCACTGTTCAGGGATAAGATTGCATCCGATTAACGTGGCATCCGGCGTAAAGCAGCCTGAGCTTCGGCATCCCGGAAAATATGCAGTTTGCCATTCTCCACCATTCGCATCCGCGGTCCGGTGAATCCACGCTTGATCAGCTGCTTGCGCATATATAGCATCAGCGCCCAGTGACTGACTACCAGCACATGCTCGGCATCCGAAGACAGGATAACATCCAGCGCACGGTCGATTCGTGCTTCCGTCTCGGCGACCATGCGTTTATAGCGCCGACTCAGTAGAGGAGCGATCCGGGCAAACACAGCCCAGCCAATAAACGGAAAACGCAGCTCGGTCTGAAAGGTAGGCGGTGTAATCTCTCGCAGTTCGGGCATAATAATAATTTCTCCGGGGTAAATATACTGAGCTGTTTTGAGCGCTCTGGGCAGATCACTGGCAAAACATTTCTCCCAATTCAGGCCCAGCAGATCCGTCTGACCTTCCTCGATGTCGGCAACATCATACTCTTCCAGCCAGGTGACCAGCTCGCGAACCGTCACCATCTGCCGAATGGGGAATTCCTTATTCACTTTGAAATGGCGGACAAGCCCTATAGTCTTCATCACGAGTCTGGTGTAACTCCTTATCGTT
It encodes the following:
- a CDS encoding histidine phosphatase family protein, which translates into the protein MKTIGLVRHFKVNKEFPIRQMVTVRELVTWLEEYDVADIEEGQTDLLGLNWEKCFASDLPRALKTAQYIYPGEIIIMPELREITPPTFQTELRFPFIGWAVFARIAPLLSRRYKRMVAETEARIDRALDVILSSDAEHVLVVSHWALMLYMRKQLIKRGFTGPRMRMVENGKLHIFRDAEAQAALRRMPR